In Helianthus annuus cultivar XRQ/B chromosome 3, HanXRQr2.0-SUNRISE, whole genome shotgun sequence, a single window of DNA contains:
- the LOC110929756 gene encoding uncharacterized protein LOC110929756: MDPEAWCKLIHGLFTTPEYMNRSEKNKANRAKQLYGSYHGSQSLANRRHKEVKETGRARYVEGWKEMHCKKGKWINDNAKHAWENIEEEYNRSLSCSGGDEMAVDQVGCLKKALGTRHSHLRGVGRVLKSVTPELFPNVNRDVEDERWRRQEEANEKLRKDNEALKAQMKHILKLVLPGSSFPLEEEDDQEEEQEDEQEDDDFV, encoded by the exons ATGGATCCAGAAGCGTGGTGTAAGCTCATTCATGGGTTGTTCACAACTCCCGAGTATATGAATCGTTCTGAAAAAAATAAGGCAAACAGAGCAAAACAACTTTATGGAAGTTATCACGGGAGTCAATCTCTTGCCAATAGGCGACACAAAGAG GTTAAAGAAACCGGGCGAGCCCGCTATGTTGAAGGTTGGAAAGAAATGCATTGTAAGAAAGGCAAATGGATTAACGACAATGCAAAACATGCTTGG GAAAACATTGAAGAAGAGTATAATAGATCATTGTCGTGCTCGGGTGGGGATGAAATGGCGGTTGATCAAGTTGGGTGTCTTAAAAAAGCTTTAGGGACTCGCCATTCTCACTTACGGGGCGTTGGACGAGTTTTAAAAAGTGTAACACCCGAGCTATTCCCTAATGTAAATAGGGATGTAGAGGATGAGCGTTGGCGAAGACAAGAAGAAGCTAATGAGAAGTTGCGAAAAGATAATGAGGCTTTGAAAGCACAAATGAAACATATATTAAAGTTGGTACTTCCCGGCTCGTCATTTCCacttgaagaagaagatgatcaaGAAGAGGAACAAGAAGATGAACAAGAAGATGATGACTTTGTGTAA
- the LOC110932094 gene encoding probable carboxylesterase 5 — MTSSMASIAHDFPPFLRVFTDGRVQRLITIPHLPPSTDPLTGIRSKDVVISPKFGIKSRIFLPRMSTQQKLPLIIYVHGGAFCFGSPLNVVTQSFLTPLVSQTSAVAIAIGYRLAPEHPLPAAYHDCWAALQWIASHVSGAGPDPWINNYVDPSRVFLVGDSAGANLVHYLGVQAGVNDTRLGLGVRGLMVLHPYFIQKEPDELTRYLYPGCSGSDNDPKLNPAWDPDLGKLCTSRVLVAVAEKDFLKARGVEYYETLKKSTWEGTIEFVENEDEDHIFYLLNPSSKKAKALFQHLISFIKQN; from the coding sequence ATGACTTCATCAATGGCCTCAATCGCCCATGACTTCCCGCCATTTCTTCGGGTGTTTACGGACGGGCGCGTCCAACGCCTTATCACTATCCCCCACTTGCCACCTTCCACCGATCCCCTCACCGGCATTCGATCCAAAGACGTCGTCATCTCACCCAAATTCGGAATCAAATCCCGGATCTTCCTTCCCAGAATGAGCACTCAACAAAAGCTCCCTCTCATCATCTATGTCCATGGTGGCGCATTTTGCTTCGGATCGCCACTTAACGTGGTCACACAAAGCTTCCTCACGCCGCTAGTCTCCCAAACATCCGCTGTCGCCATCGCCATTGGCTACAGGCTCGCCCCGGAACACCCTCTCCCGGCAGCCTACCATGACTGCTGGGCTGCGCTGCAGTGGATAGCCTCTCACGTGTCTGGGGCGGGACCCGACCCGTGGATCAACAATTATGTTGACCCAAGTCGGGTTTTCTTGGTGGGTGACAGTGCCGGGGCGAACTTGGTTCATTATCTTGGGGTTCAAGCGGGAGTTAATGATACCCGTTTGGGTTTGGGTGTCCGTGGGTTGATGGTATTGCACCCGTATTTTATTCAGAAAGAGCCGGACGAATTGACACGGTACTTGTACCCGGGTTGTTCTGGGTCGGATAACGACCCGAAACTTAACCCGGCTTGGGATCCGGATCTTGGGAAACTTTGTACCTCGAGGGTATTAGTAGCCGTTGCGGAAAAGGACTTTTTGAAAGCAAGAGGGGTGGAGTATTATGAGACATTGAAAAAGAGTACATGGGAAGGGACAATTGAGTTTGTggagaatgaagatgaagatcaTATCTTTTATTTGTTGAATCCATCAAGTAAAAAGGCCAAGGCTCTATTTCAACATTTAATTTCTTTTATAAAGCAAAACTGA
- the LOC110932093 gene encoding zinc finger BED domain-containing protein RICESLEEPER 2-like, with protein MVVTCHFVDSDFQLHKYILNFVDVPPPYTGVHIYDCLFKCLKEWNIEKKVASLTVDNVRTNDVVAKKFMENLNIQNKLAIDGQLFHVRCCAHILNLLVQDDLLEIKDIIHNVRESVKHVSASPGRLHQFSELSKQLLMPKKHLILDVSTRWNATYAMLSTTLEFKNVFVNYADREPTYNTLPSDDDWKKVEDVCSFLALFNAATELISGSEYPTSNLFLSELFGIKEAPDVVALNDDGCMKGMAEEMKKKIDNGIKTGSAKFAQHIRTVDCAESVKSALTTYLEEGVYISEPGVHFDALGWWKANKLKYKILSKMVADVLAIPVTTVASESAFSAAGGRVIDSNRSCLGTKTVDMLICGADWYRHYYGLEKKKAKENDDVVCVELT; from the exons ATGGTAGTGACATGCCACTTTGTAGACTCGGATTTTCAGCTACATAAATACATATTGAATTTCGTTGATGTACCTCCACCATACACCGGAGTTCATATATATGATTGTCTCTTCAAGTGTTTGAAAGAGTGGAATATTGAGAAAAAGGTAGCTTCTTTGACGGTTGATAATGTTAGAACTAACGATGTGGTGGCTAAAAAGTTTATGGAAAACTTGAATATCCAAAATAAGCTTGCAATTGATGGACAATTGTTTCATGTGCGATGTTGTGCGCATATTCTTAACTTATTAGTGCAAGATGATTTATTGGAAATTAAAGACATAATTCATAATGTTCGTGAGAGTGTTAAACACGTGAGTGCCTCTCCGGGTCGATTACATCAGTTTTCTGAGCTTTCTAAGCAATTACTTATGCCAAAGAAGCATCTAATCTTAGATGTCAGTACTCGGTGGAATGCCACATATGCTATGTTGTCTACAACACTGGAGTTTAAAAACGTTTTTGTGAATTATGCTGATCGAGAACCTACATACAATACTTTGCCCAGTGATGATGATTGGAAAAAAGTTGAAGATGTTTGTTCATTCTTGGCACTTTTTAATGCGGCAACAGAACTCATTTCAG GCTCCGAGTATCCAACATCCAATTTATTTCTTAGTGAGTTATTTGGCATAAAAGAAGCACCGGATGTTGTAGCTTTAAATGATGATGGGTGCATGAAAGGTATGGCTGAggagatgaaaaaaaaaattgacaacGGTATCAAGACTGGTAGTGCTAAGTTTGCTCAACATATTAGAACTGTTGATTGTGCTGAAAGTGTGAAGTCAGCATTGACCACTTATTTGGAAGAAGGGGTGTACATTAGTGAGCCAGGTGTGCATTTTGATGCTTTGGGGTGGTGGAAAGCGAACAAACTGAAGTATAAAATTTTGTCAAAGATGGTTGCTGATGTCTTAGCTATTCCAGTCACCACTGTTGCTTCAGAATCAGCCTTTAGTGCTGCTGGTGGGAGGGTTATTGACTCAAATCGTTCTTGTTTAGGAACTAAGACGGTAGATATGCTAATATGTGGAGCCGATTGGTATCGTCATTACTATGGGTTAGaaaaaaagaaagccaag GAAAATGATGATGTCGTATGTGTTGAGCTTACTTGA
- the LOC110932095 gene encoding uncharacterized protein LOC110932095: MNHSEKNKANRTKQLYGIYHGSQSLANRRHKEVKETGLARYVKGWKEMHCKKGKWINDNAKHAWENIEEEYNRPLSCSGGDEMAVDQVGCLKKALGTRHSHLRGVGRVLKSVTPKLFPNVNRDVEDERWRRQEETNEKLQKDNAALKAQMKLILNLVLPGSSFQL, encoded by the exons ATGAATCATTCTGAAAAAAATAAGGCAAACAGAACAAAACAACTTTATGGAATTTATCACGGGAGTCAATCTCTTGCCAATAGGCGACACAAAGAG GTTAAAGAAACCGGGCTAGCCCGCTATGTTAAAGGTTGGAAAGAAATGCATTGTAAGAAAGGCAAATGGATTAACGACAATGCAAAACATGCTTGG GAAAACATTGAAGAAGAGTATAATAGACCATTGTCGTGCTCGGGTGGGGATGAAATGGCGGTTGATCAAGTTGGGTGTCTTAAAAAAGCTTTAGGGACTCGCCATTCTCACTTACGAGGCGTTGGACGAGTTTTGAAAAGTGTAACACCTAAGCTATTCCCTAATGTAAATAGGGATGTAGAGGATGAGCGTTGGCGAAGACAAGAAGAAACTAATGAGAAGTTGCAAAAAGATAATGCGGCTTTGAAAGCACAAATGAAACTTATATTGAATTTGGTACTTCCCGGCTCGTCATTTCAACTTTAA